A stretch of the Nothobranchius furzeri strain GRZ-AD chromosome 5, NfurGRZ-RIMD1, whole genome shotgun sequence genome encodes the following:
- the taf2 gene encoding transcription initiation factor TFIID subunit 2 isoform X2: MVAVSCGDLLETIYTHDMRKKTFHYVLPIPTAAPNISLAVGPFEILVDPYMHEVTHFCLPQLLPLLKHSMSYLHEIFEFYEEILTCRYPYSCFKTVFVDEAYVQVSTYASMSIFSTNLLHSPMIIDQTPETRRCLAQALAQQFFGCFISRMSWADEWVLKGISGYIYGLYLKKTFGVNEYRHWIKEELDRIVEYELKMGGVLLHPTFSGGKEKDNPTPHLHFSIKHPHTLSWEYYKMFQCKAHLVMRLIENRISMEFMLQVFNKLLSLASTASSQKYQSHMWSQMLLSTHTFLKSISNVSGKDIGPLIKQWVDQSSVVKFFGSFAFNRKRNVLELEIRQDYTSSGTQKYVGPIKVTVQELDGSFNHTLQIEENSLKHDIPCHSKSRRNKKKKIPLMNGEEVDMDLSAMDADSPLLWIRIDPDMSILRKVEFEQADFMWQYQLRYERDVVAQEEAISALEKFPTPASRLALTDILEQEQCFYKVRMQACFCLAKIANSMVSTWQGPPAMKSLFTRMFCCKSCPNIVKTNNFINFQSYFLQKTMPVAMALLRDVQNLCPKDVLNFILDLIKYNDNRKNKFSDNYYRAELIEALTNSLTPAISINNEVRTVDNLNADVRFILEEITRYLNMEKLLPSFRNTITVSCLRAIRQLQKNGHIPSDPSLYKSYSEYGHFVDVRVAALEALVDYTRVERSSSELQWLFNMVLNDPVHYVRHKILCLLCKNPPFTKTADSPLCNEALVDQLWKFMNSGTSHDWRLRCDAVNLYYTLFGLTRPSCLPLPELGLVLNLKEKKAVLNPTIKTELGVGVVMETPASIGIHGVGMSYSSVDEEPDPISLGVCGVGQPPQGLKRKAETPLGSPPEPGQVLQPQDEDGRGSRYKIRFNTMEDEDIDMETVHDSQAFIHQHLTLLERPSTPGKEPPLVEQALLAMPATPVLPFSKEMASSASKHGGDHGHHHHHHHHHEHKKKKKKHKHKHKHKHKHDSKDKDNPLVYSNSPASGRSLRSPSLSD; the protein is encoded by the exons GTGACCCATTTCTGCCTGCCCCAGCTGCTGCCTCTGCTCAAACACTCCATGTCCTACCTGCATGAGATCTTTGAGTTCTACGAAGAGATCCTGACTTGCCGCTACCCTTACTCGTGTTTCAAGACGGTGTTTGTGGACGAGGCCTACGTTCAGGTGTCCACCTACGCTTCTATGAGCATCTTCAG CACCAACCTGCTGCACAGCCCGATGATCATCGACCAGACCCCAGAGACGCGGCGCTGCCTGGCTCAGGCTCTGGCTCAGCAGTTCTTTGGCTGTTTCATCTCCAGAATGTCTTG GGCCGATGAGTGGGTGCTGAAGGGGATCTCAGGCTACATCTATGGTCTCTACCTGAAGAAGACCTTCGGGGTCAACGAGTACCGGCACTGGATCAAAGAG GAGCTGGACAGGATCGTCGAGTATGAGCTGAAGAtgggaggagttctgctgcaCCCCACCTTCAGCGGAGGCAAAGAAAAGGACAA TCCAACCCCCCACCTTCACTTTTCCATCAAGCACCCTCACACCCTGTCCTGGGAGTACTACAAGATGTTCCAGTGTAAGGCCCACCTGGTGATGAGGCTGATAGAAAACAGAATCAGCATGGAGTTCATGCTGCAG GTTTTTAACAAGCTGCTGAGTCTGGCCAGCACCGCCTCGTCTCAGAAGTATCAGAGCCACATGTGGAGCCAGATGCTGCTGTCCACTCACACGTTCCTTAAGTCCATCTCCAACGTCTCCGGCAAAGACATCGGCCCCCTCATCAAACAGTGGGT AGACCAGAGCAGTGTGGTGAAGTTCTTTGGCAGCTTTGCCTTCAACAGGAAGAGGAATGTGCTGGAGCTGGAGATCCGTCAGGACTACACGTCATCTGGAACTCAGAAATATGTG ggcccCATCAAGGTGACTGTACAGGAACTAGACGGCTCCTTCAACCACACGCTGCAGATCGAGGAGAACAGCCTTAAACACGACATCCCCTGCCACTCAAAGAGCAGAAG aaacaagaagaagaagattcCTCTGATGAATGGAGAAGAAGTTGACATGGATTTGTCTGCCATGGA CGCCGACTCTCCTCTGCTCTGGATCCGAATCGACCCGGACATGtccatcctgaggaaggtggagttTGAGCAGGCTGACTTCATGTGGCAGTATCAGCTGCGGTATGAGAGGGACGTGGTTGCACAG GAGGAAGCCATTTCAGCTCTGGAGAAATTCCCAACTCCTGCCTCCAGACTGGCTCTGACCGACATCCTAGAGCAGGAACAGTGTTTCTACAAAGTCCGCATGCAGGCCTGCTTCTGCTTGGctaag ATCGCTAATTCCATGGTGAGCACGTGGCAGGGTCCTCCAGCCATGAAGTCTCTGTTCACCAGAATGTTCTGCTGTAAGAGCTGCCCCAACATCGTCAAGACCAACAATTTCATCAACTTCCAGAGTTACTTCTTGCAGAAG ACAATGCCTGTTGCCATGGCGCTGCTCAGAGATGTGCAGAACCTCTGTCCAAAAGATGTCCTCAACTTTATACTCGACCTCATCAAATATAACGACAACCGCAAAAACAAA TTTTCAGATAACTACTACCGGGCAGAGCTGATTGAGGCCCTGACCAACTCTCTGACTCCAGCAATCAGCATCAATAATGAGGTGCGGACAGTGGACAATTTAAACGCTGATGTCCGTTTCATCCTGGAGGAGATCACCCGGTATCTAAACATGGAAAAACTGCTGCCAAGCTTCAGGAACACCATTACTGTTAG TTGTCTGCGAGCTATCCGTCAGCTGCAGAAGAACGGTCACATCCCCAGTGACCCGTCTCTCTACAAGTCCTACTCCGAGTACGGACACTTTGTGGACGTCCGTGTTGCTGCGCTGGAAGCTCTAGTGGACTACACTAGAG TTGAAAGGAGCTCATCAGAGTTGCAGTGGCTGTTCAACATGGTCCTGAATGACCCAGTTCATTATGTCAG ACATAAGATCCTGTGCCTGCTCTGTAAGAATCCACCGTTCACTAAGACAGCCGACTCCCCTCTGTGTAACGAGGCTCTGGTGGATCAGCTGTGGAAGTTTATGAACTCCG GAACGTCCCACGACTGGCGGCTGCGTTGCGACGCCGTGAACCTCTACTACACGCTGTTCGGTCTGACCCGGCCGTCCTGCCTGCCGCTGCCAGAGCTGGGCCTGGTGCTCAACCTGAAGGAGAAGAAAGCTGTCCTCAACCCCACCATCAAGACCGAGCTCGGAGTCGGCGTCGTCATGGAGACACCTGCCAGCATCGGCATCCACGGAGTGGGCATGAGCTACTCATCC GTGGACGAGGAGCCAGATCCCATTTCTCTGGGGGTGTGTGGGGTCGGCCAGCCCCCTCAGGGCCTGAAGAGGAAAGCAGAGACTCCACTGGGGTCTCCTCCAGAACCAGGACAAGTCCTCCAGCCGCAGGATGAGGATGGAAGAGGGAGCCGCTACAAGATCAGG TTCAACACCATGGAGGATGAAGATATAGATATGGAGACTGTCCATGACAGTCAGGCTTTCATTCACCAACATCTAACCCTATTAGAGAGGCCCTCTACacctg GTAAAGAGCCGCCGTTGGTGGAACAGGCGCTGCTCGCCATGCCCGCCACTCCGGTTCTGCCCTTTTCCAAGGAGATGGCGTCCTCGGCCTCCAAGCACGGCGGAGACCAcggccaccaccaccaccaccaccaccaccacgagcacaagaagaagaagaaaaagcacaAGCACAAACACAAGCATAAGCACAAGCATGACAGTAAGGACAAGGACAACCCTCTTGTCTACAGCAACAGCCCAGCTAGCGGCAGGTCCCTGCGCTCGCCGTCTCTGTCCGACTGA